From Acipenser ruthenus unplaced genomic scaffold, fAciRut3.2 maternal haplotype, whole genome shotgun sequence:
cttgagcaaggtactttacctagattgctccagtaaaaacccaactctataaatggggaattgtatgtaaaaataatgtgatatcttgtaacaattgtaagtcgccctggataagggcgtctgctaagaaataaataataataataataatcatgctttaccacacctctctgtgctttacaatgcttccctatgctttaccacacctctctgtgctttacaatgcttccctatgctttaccacacctctctgtgctttacaatgcttccctatgctttaccagacctctctgtgctttacaatgcttccctatgctttaccacacctctctgtgctttacaatgcttccctatgctttaccacacctctctgtgctttacaatgcttccctatgctttaccagacctctctgtgctttacaatgcttccctatgctttaccagacctctctgtgctttacaatgcttccctatgctttaccatacctctctgtgctttacaatgcttccctatgctttaccagacctctctgtgctttacaatgcttccctatgctttaccagacctctctgtgctttacaatgctttcactgtgctgtgctgttactacAGGGATCTGCAGTGAACGGCTGGCTCATTCACAGCTTTCAGAGCCCTGTCTGATTTGTTGTGCATCAATATTGAAACAGAAGCAAgtgaaatatttataaatgtgagtgttttttttattttccgaCCCCGGGGTCATTAAACTTTGCTGCACTTTTTGCTCCACGTTTGAGTGAATCACGACCCCTCGCAGCTCTGTGCCCGCGTTCCACGATGTGACTCACGACCCCTCGCAGCTCTGTGCCCGCGTTCCACGATGTGACTCACGACCCCTCGCAGCTCTGTGCCCGCGTTCCACGATGTGACTCACGACCCCTCGCAGCTCTGTGCCCGCGTTCCACGATGTGACTCACGACCCCTCGCAGCTCTGTGCCCGCGTTCCACGATGTGACTCACGACCCCTCGCAGCTCTGTGCCCGCGTTCCACGATGTGaacagggagggggaggagaaaagagagagagagagagagagagagaggagggctgagatggagggatagagagagaggagaagagagagagcagGGCTCAGATggagggatagagagaggagaagagagagagcagGGCTGAAATGGATGgatagaggaggagaggagagagaggagggctgaaatggatggatggacagaggagaggagaaaagaaGCGAGGGAATTTCTTTTCTGTACTTCATGCTTGTTAATCTGGATCAGCACAGAGCTACGAAACGATAAAACATTTTATTCACAATTGTAATAAGAACATTAAACAACCCtgagaaatactgtacagggTTCTGAAGCTGTGTGTTGTGTGAGGGGGGGGCTGTCTGACTGGGCtgggggtctcagtgtgtgtgggggggctgtCTGACTGGGCtgggggtctcagtgtgtgtgggggggctgtCTGACTGGGCTgggggtctcagtgtgtgaggggggtgctgtgtgactgggctgggctgggctgggggtCTGTGTGTTGTGTGAGGGGGGGCTGTGTGACtgagctgggctgggctgggggtCTGTGTGTTGTGTGGGGGTGCGGCgggggggtctcagtgtgtgaggggggggctgtgtgactgggctgggctgggggTCTGTGTGTTGTGTGGGGGTGCGGCGgggggggtctcagtgtgtgaggggggggctgtgtgactgggctgggctgggctgggctgggctgggggtCTGTGTGTTGTGTGGGGGGCTGTGTGTTGTGTGGGGGGCTGTgtgactgggctgggctgggctgggggtctcagtgtgtgaggggggggctgtgtgactgggctgggctgggctgggctgggctggggtgGGGGTCTGTGTGTTGTGTGGGGgtgcgggggggggggtctcaggcGTTCCTCTGGGGCGGGGGGATGAACTCCAGTCCCAGGTGAGTGAAGATCTCCTCCTCCGAAGCAGCGGGCAGGTACCGGTTCTGTGGAGAGTATTGaacaccaatcaatcaatcaatcaatcaatcaatcattatgATTGGGAGGGAAATGAATGGATTGGAGAGctggtacagtgtgtgtgtgtgtggggggggggtcctcACCTGCTCTCGctggtacagtgtgtgtgtgggggggggggggtcctcacCTGCTCTCGCTGGTACAGTCCGTGGCTGTTCAGACTCATGTCTCGCTCCTGACTGGCAAAGCGACGCAGGTCCCTCTCAAACTGCTGAGggtagggggaggagagagacggGGGTGAATCTGTGACCAGAGACAGTCTCCTAATTAACCTGAACAAACGTTAATTAAATAACTGGCACCCTGACACTGTGATACTGCAACGTGACGAGCAATCTGTGCAaatcacactcacactgacacacacacacacacacacacactgagacacatacacactgacacacacacacacactgagacacacacactgacacaaacacaactGTGATCCATGACACCTATAGAGGGGGCGCAGTGAATCAACGCCCCCCTAATTACTCACCTGTGACCCGGTCCAGCCCAGCAGGGCGTATGCATACTGGCTGTAGGGACAGATCACCAAATCCACTCGCACCGccctccaccccctcccctgGGCCCCGCCCTGCCCGCGGGGGGCTGCTGCCTCCTGGGTCTGGTCGGCACTCGAGGCCCCAGGCTGGGCTCCTGGCTGCTCTCCCAGTTTGAGGATTGAGAAACTCCGATGGAAGTGATCCATGGGGCCAGACTCCCTCCCCCGCCCGCCCGAGCCTTCACTCACACGCTGGTACAGCAGCACGccctggggggggagggggggggagttagggttaggatttcactgtgagtttaataatcagacacacttgagcttgttacctaatcacactggggctgatcaagctggtagtaaaacctggactggatcacactgctgtggaacaggagtTTGATTGCCATGCCTGGTGTTGATCatgtccggggggggggggaggttgtttAACtgcttgggattttttttttttttttggaatgctgtttgcTAACGGCTTGCCCCTCCCACTCTCTTACCTGGCTGTCCAACCAGCTGGTGAGCTTGCCCAGAAGCCCCTCCTCTTTCCCTTCCTCTGGGTGTGTGATCAGGAGGTCCACATCATGCCCCGCCTCCTTCCCCCTGcgtggggagaggggaggagaggaggagaggggaggagagggaagagagacagagaggggagagagagagaggggagaagaggggCTTCAAAAATGAGAAAGTTTCAACAAAGCTGTGGGCTATTTTtaacatttacacacaaacacaaactatggaagcacagacacacacacacacacacacacacacacaacacagacacagagacaatgacacgcacacacacagtgacggagacagacacatacacacagtgacacacacacacacacacacagtgacacactcacacacactgacacacacacacactccctccctgCTTTACCTCCTGAACCCTCCCATCAGTGTGACTCGAGCCCCAGGCAGGATGCTGTGGACCGCCTCCTCCACAATCTCACCAATGGCGTCGGCCTCAGCCCTTGTTACCGGGCAGTTCAGGTCCTCATAGTACCGCACCCCTGCACAGGACAGGTTTGAGAACGACGTCTTaacaatttttaataaaatggaaaTTAATTCAAAACAGTGGctcagcggttaaagaaaagggctggaTACCAGGAGGaacaaatcccggctcagccactgactccctgtgtgtgtgtgtgaccctgagcaagtcactgaacctccttgtgctccgtccttcggatgagacgtaaaacaaacgagctcctattggaagtgactctgcagcagcagcagcagcagttgttgatgatgcagagttcacccccctagtctctgtaagtctctttggataaaagcgtctgctaaatgaccgaTTAATAATTGGTTTATTTATCGCATCATATCTCGGATGAGGAACAACACCGCACACTAACTGGACCGGTAACAGGGCCCGTTCCGCTAGCTGAAAGGGGCGGGTCATCGAGGCTGGGTAAGCCTTCTGTACCTGCTTCCTGCTCTCTCGACAGTCTGTGCCCAGAGGTCAAGAGGTCACCGGGGGTCCGAAGCCCCTCCCTCGCCCAGCGGTCAGCTGTCTTCACCCCCACCCCGAAGACACCTGTCAACGCCTGAGGAAAAAACACACCTGTCAATGCACTGGGGAAAAAACACACCTGTCAATGCACTGGGGGAAAAACACACCTGTCAATGCACTGGGGGAAAAACACACCTGTCAATGCACTGGGGGAAAAACACACCTGTCAATGCACTGGGGGAAAAACACACCTGTCAATGCACTGGGGAAAAAACACAGGGtgagaaactcacactagccctgctgctgctgctgctgctgctgctgctgcacccagtcctggggttcagaactcctggctcctgacaatttaaatttaaattattattattattattattattattattattattattattattattattaagaagaagaataagACTTTGTTGGATTGTTTCCCTACACTGCCCTCTGCTGTCAGAAACATGGAACTGCAGGCAACTTTGCAAACTTGAATATGTTATTATGAGGGTGCAAAACGGCGTGGAATTAAACAGGAAGCGTCCCTGTTGTGGGGTTCTCCCCCGGGGTCCCCACCTTCATGGCTCGGTAGCGCTCGGACCGGAGGACCCCCTCCACCTCCCCTGACACCCCGTCTTCCAGaatctcctgaaaaaaaaaaaaaaaaaagattccctaAAGGAGGAAACTCAGCAGCCATAAGCATATCAGGGGTGAGCTCCCATTGCACCTGTGCAAGTCTCATTCATTACAGCTACACTGTGTGCCCAGCCTCAGCTACCACTGCAGCTACACTGGAGCAGCACACAACCACGAGGGCACGGATCCAATGGTACTTGAACCCAGGTTCGGCGTGCTGGATCTGCTGAGCCCAGGTCTGGTGTTCTGGTTCTGTTCAGCCCTGGCTCTCACTTACTCACCTGGATGATTTTTCGGGAGTGTTCCCCGAGGCAGGGCACCCCCCTCAGATCCTCCATCCTGGACACGGCGAAGGGGAGGGACCGCAGGACAGACCCCGCCTTCCGGAACGCCAGGCCACGCCCCTCGCTCTCCGAGAATTCCGCGTTCTCCGCCAGGACCTCCAAGGCATCCTGgggaaaagggaaaaaaatcaaaaaattaGAGGACAgaacttcaaatgtatttatttatttaactggttagaaccttatgctttaccagacctctctgtgctttacaatgcttccctatgctttaccagacctctctgtgctttacaatgcttccctatgctttaccagacctctctgtgctttacaatgcttccctatgctttaccagacctctctgtgctttacaatgcttccctatgctttaccagacctctctgtgctttacaatgcttccctatgctttaccagacctctctgtgctttacaatgcttccctatgctttaccagacctctctgtgctttacaatgcttccctatgctttaccagacctctctgtgctttacaatgcttccctatgctttaccagacctctctgtgctttacaatgcttccctatgctttaccagacctctctgtgctttacaatgcttccctatgctttaccagacctctctgtgctttacaatgcttccctatgctttaccagacctctctgtgctttacaatgcttccctatgctttaccacacctctctgtgctttacaatgcttccctatgctttaccagacctctctgtgctttacaatgcttccctatgctttaccatacctctctgtgctttacaatgcttgcctatgctttaccatccctctctgtgctttacaatgcttccctatgctttaccagacctctctgtgctttacaatgcttccctatgctttaccagacctctctgtgctttacaatgcttccctatgctttaccagacctctctgtgctttacaatgcttccctatgctttaccatacctctctgtgctttacaatgcttgcctatgctttaccacacctctctgtgctttacaatgcttgcctatgctttaccagacctctctgtgctttacaatgcttgcctatgctttaccagacctctctgtgctttacaatgcttccctatgctttaccagacctctctgtgctttacaatgcttccctatgctttaccagacctctctgtgctttacaatgcttgcctatgctttaccagacccctctgtgctttacaatgcttgcctatgctttaccagacctctctgtgctttacaatgcttccctatgctttaccagacctctctgtgctttacaatgcttcctatgctttaccagacctctctgtgctttacaatgcttccctatgctttaccacacctatctgtgctttacaatggttccctatgctttaccagacctctctgtgctttacaatgcttccctatgctttaccagacctctctgtgctttacaatgcttgcctatgctttaccagacctctctgtgctttacaatgcttgcctatgctttaccacacctctctgtgctttacaatgcttgcctatgctttaccagacctctctgtgctttacaatgcttgcctatgctttaccagacctctctgtgctttacaatgcttgcctatgctttaccagacctctctgtgctttacaatgcttgcctatgctttaccagacctctctgtgctttacaatgcttccctatgctttaccagacctctctgtgctttacaatgcttgcctatgctgcATCGTGCTTTCACTGGGCTGTATCACACGTTGCTGTGCATTTACTGGGAGAGACTTTcagaaggggggtggggggggtaagAAGGGGGTGTGGTTACGGTGAAGATCTTGTTGAGGTGGTCCAGAGGGGTCCTCCTCTGACAGGCGTACGCAGAAATTCGGGGTTCCTCTGGATCGGAGCGGGGTGCAGACACCTGGAGACCACGAATACAAGTGAATCTGCGGTGTCTCTTACTGTATTAGATATGCCATCTCAGAGACGGGAAAGAGacttcactgtgagtttaataatcagacacacctgagcttgttagctagacacactggggctgatcaagctgctagtaaaacctggactgggtaaCACTGCTGTGGAAccggagtctgattcccatccctgaagcAAGTCTTTCATTaactcattttatattttatttttaaatcagaatgaaaaatgCTTGTATGTGTTTCAAAATGTGAAGACCCTCTGTGTCTGCCTGTGAGCCAACTGAGCTCtgagttacttaactagacccttcattgagctgataatttgcttaattatctTTTTTTCAGCTCTGGAAAGCAGTTGTAGATTTCTATGCTCTATGCTCTATGCTCTAGGCTCTAGGCTCTATGCATTATGGTCTATGCGCTATGCTCTATGCTCTATGGTCTAGGCTCTATGGTCTATGCTCTATGCTCTAGGCTCTATGCTCTATGGTCTAGGCTCTATGCTCTATGGTCTAGGCTCTATGGTCTATGCTCTATGCTCTATGCTCTATGGTCTACGCGCTATGCTATATGCTATATGCTCTATGCTCTATGCTCTATGGTCTATGGTCTATGCGCTATGCTCTATGCTCTAGGCTCTAGGCTCTATGGTCTATGGTCTATGCGCTATGCTCTATGGTCTATGCTCTATGCTCTATGGTCTATGGTCTATGGTCTATGCTCTATGCTCTAGGCTCTAGGCTCTAGGCTCTAGGCTCTAGGCTCTATGCGCTATGCTCTATGCTCTATGGTCTATGCTCTATGCTCTATGGTCTATGCTCTATGCTCTATGGTCTATGGTCTATGGTCTATGCTCTATGCTCTATGCTCTATGCGCTATGCTCTATGCTCTTGCTCTATGCTCTATGGTCTATGCTCTAGGCTCTAGGCTCTAGGCTCTAGGCTCTATGCGCTATGCTCTATGCTCTATGGTCTATGGTCTATGCTCTATGCTCTATGGTCTATGCTCTATGCTCTATGCTCTATGCTCTAGGCTCTATGCTCTATGGTCTATGCTCTATGCTCTATGCTCTATGCTCTATGGTCTATGCTCTATGCTATATGAGTGAGTTTCTCGACGCACCTGTAGCCTGTGTCTGTCCAGGATTTCCACTGGCCTGCCTGTCTCCATGCTGTCCGTGAACCAGCTGATGTCCAGCAGGGACAGCGAGCCGGGCGTCTgtccccctgtctgtctgtccagccACTCCCACACCTCGTCCCCAGAGTTACTCTCAGACACCAGGTGAGTCACACTGTCactgaggaggggaggggagagggaagatgggagaggggaggagggagagggcagAGGTTATTTGTACATGAGGTACTCCACAGGAAACCGGGACAGACGGCAGCGCTGCTCCCCTTGCTCACCCGAGCGTGTCCTGCACTCGGAACCCTTTCCTCCGCGCCAGCTGCGTGAGGAAGGCGCGCCGGCTCGACCCCATTCTGCGCTCCAGGAGAAAGATCTCAACGCCGGGGAAGCGGTTCACGGGAGCCCGCTCCTGGACCCCCGCGATCGGAGCAGCGCCTCCGTCCTTCCGTCTGCGCTTTAGGGGAACCATCGCCCGGCACCTACAGTGAGTAcacacgcccccccccccaaagaaaccAGTCATTTCTACAGGATGTGAACCGCAGGACACGCAAATCGTCCTGTTAACCAGTTCTGAGGCCCAGAGAGAACCCGGCGTTTCAATGTTTCATTATTATGTGTAtaaatac
This genomic window contains:
- the LOC131728521 gene encoding DNA-directed DNA/RNA polymerase mu-like isoform X1, which codes for MTGFFGGGGVCTHCRCRAMVPLKRRRKDGGAAPIAGVQERAPVNRFPGVEIFLLERRMGSSRRAFLTQLARRKGFRVQDTLGDSVTHLVSESNSGDEVWEWLDRQTGGQTPGSLSLLDISWFTDSMETGRPVEILDRHRLQVSAPRSDPEEPRISAYACQRRTPLDHLNKIFTDALEVLAENAEFSESEGRGLAFRKAGSVLRSLPFAVSRMEDLRGVPCLGEHSRKIIQEILEDGVSGEVEGVLRSERYRAMKALTGVFGVGVKTADRWAREGLRTPGDLLTSGHRLSREQEAGVRYYEDLNCPVTRAEADAIGEIVEEAVHSILPGARVTLMGGFRRGKEAGHDVDLLITHPEEGKEEGLLGKLTSWLDSQGVLLYQRVSEGSGGRGRESGPMDHFHRSFSILKLGEQPGAQPGASSADQTQEAAAPRGQGGAQGRGWRAVRVDLVICPYSQYAYALLGWTGSQQFERDLRRFASQERDMSLNSHGLYQREQNRYLPAASEEEIFTHLGLEFIPPPQRNA
- the LOC131728521 gene encoding DNA-directed DNA/RNA polymerase mu-like isoform X2 gives rise to the protein MTGFFGGGGVCTHCRCRAMVPLKRRRKDGGAAPIAGVQERAPVNRFPGVEIFLLERRMGSSRRAFLTQLARRKGFRVQDTLGDSVTHLVSESNSGDEVWEWLDRQTGGQTPGSLSLLDISWFTDSMETGRPVEILDRHRLQVSAPRSDPEEPRISAYACQRRTPLDHLNKIFTDALEVLAENAEFSESEGRGLAFRKAGSVLRSLPFAVSRMEDLRGVPCLGEHSRKIIQEILEDGVSGEVEGVLRSERYRAMKALTGVFGVGVKTADRWAREGLRTPGDLLTSGHRLSREQEAGVRYYEDLNCPVTRAEADAIGEIVEEAVHSILPGARVTLMGGFRRGKEAGHDVDLLITHPEEGKEEGLLGKLTSWLDSQGVLLYQRVSEGSGGRGRESGPMDHFHRSFSILKLGEQPGAQPGASSADQTQEAAAPRGQGGAQGRGWRAVRVDLVICPYSQYAYALLGWTGSQFERDLRRFASQERDMSLNSHGLYQREQNRYLPAASEEEIFTHLGLEFIPPPQRNA